The Neurospora crassa OR74A linkage group IV, whole genome shotgun sequence genome has a segment encoding these proteins:
- a CDS encoding ER membrane DUF1077 domain-containing protein: MTDLKPVVDPAPRWVTDLANPPPYKSKPASIPDPPGYSSQAVSGSSKKKDVSRPAPREQPSPEKMDQLKLKKAWEVALAPAKNLPMTLIMMYMSGNSLQIFSIMMVFMAFKNPIMGLLSTNQAFERFETDSNRGSILQVKAAYVLMQVLALAVGVWKINSMGLLPTTRSDWLAWEVRREPLEHAVPALSL, from the exons ATGACTGACCTCAAACCCGTTGTCGACCCCGCCCCCAGATGGGTAACCGACCTCGCCAACCCACCGCCTTACAAGTCCAAGCCTGCCAGCATCCCCGATCCCCCAGGCTACTCGTCGCAAGCCGTATCTGGTTCTTCCAAG AAGAAGGATGTCTCCCGCCCCGCCCCCCGCGAACAACCCTCCCCCGAAAAGATGGACCAGCTCAAGCTCAAAAAGGCCTGGGAAGTCGCCCTCGCGCCCGCCAAGAACCTGCCCATGACGCTCATCATGATGTACATGTCCGGCAACTCGCTCCAGATCTTCAGCATCATGATGGTGTTTATGGCCTTCAAGAACCCCATCATGGGCTTGTTGTCGACCAACCAGGCCTTTGAGCGATTCGAGACGGACAGCAACCGGGGGTCTATTCTGCAGGTGAAGGCGGCCTATGTGCTTATGCAGGTGTTGGCGCTGGCGGTGGGTGTGTGGAAGATTAATAGTATGGGACTGCTACC GACAACGAGATCCGACTGGCTTGCTTGGGAAGTGCGCAGGGAACCGCTGGAACATGCTGTACCAGCATTGTCGTTATGA
- a CDS encoding 20S proteasome maturation protein Ump1, whose protein sequence is MSLRIVPADSHSSTFTHLRSIAAPSAPGLHDTLRSGLAPHPLDSVKSSSSSSSGATATASAVPISSHPLESRLKQWEATRETLRMETLRRTFGMAEPIRRQMELKIVRDGEWKPLALGGGVGMMGGMGNVHEEILMGRDGDITWEDVYTGEESRAEVSVHEEMERKLRISA, encoded by the exons ATG TCCCTCCGCATCGTCCCCGCCGACTCCCACTCCTCAACCTTCACCCACCTCCGCTCCATCGCCGCCCCTTCGGCTCCAGGTCTGCACGACACCCTCCGCTCAGGCCTCGCTCCCCACCCTCTCGACTCCGTcaaatcctcttcttcttcttcttctggtgcAACCGCCACCGCCTCGGCAGTCCCCATCTCCTCGCACCCGCTCGAATCGCGCCTCAAGCAATGGGAAGCCACGCGCGAGACCTTGCGCATGGAGACTCTGCGCCGCACGTTCGGCATGGCCGAGCCTATTCGACGCCAAATGGAGCTCAAGATTGTGCGAGACGGCGAGTGGAAGCCCTTGGCGTTGGGCGGGGGTGTGGGCATGATGGGCGGCATGGGCAATGTGCATGAGGAGATCCTGATGGGACGGGATGGAGATATCACGTGGGAGGATGTGTACACGGGAGAGGAGAGTAGGGCCGAGGTGAGCGTGcatgaggagatggagaggaagtTGAGGATTTCGGCTTAA
- a CDS encoding ABC transporter, with translation MRFPPPGTTVRPPIIRITNGTFYRHQPSSHGHGHGHPNPPLFSNLTLDIPSHPSSPHNWAILGPSQSGKTSFLQLLRGQYLCFPPTARSFPYLSTEDVPTRLRGNPAKAIQYVGFDATSTSGGLGAAASSYISARYESHREQTDFSVKDWLLGNTELNPTSMPGDYKVDEKLFERVVVDLRLDTLLDLPVSFLSNGQGRRARIARALFKDPEVLLLDEPFMGLDPATVAGLSPLLQSLAEKKSPRLVLAARPQDPLPEWITHLVYLRTDSQVGAMGERGTVLDGLRAYVRGVWKGGLSEDETMPVHALIDIGRTLTKEGIKGEGLAEALTRSPTNQAPIIDSAPGPEKTAPEEAEKEPLVEMSGVTVRYGSKTVLGNWPSGLHWTVRRGSRWGVFGPNGSGKTTIVSLLCSDHPQTYSLPIKLFGRSRLPEPGSGQRPLTFWDIQSRVGHSSPEIHQYMPRRLTVRSVLESAWADTFSSVPKLTPEATGKVDATLSWFAHELNPSFAKRSHHTPVELAETDADDEASLKWAKDYQFGELPFSSQRLLLFLRAIVKNPDIVVLDEAFSGMDDAVRDKCMLFLMHGENKTFASSSSSSSSSTSAPTTKTKNGLSVAPVEVVDSEQAKAGKVKVHGLTDEQALICISHIKEEVPDCVREWVCLPEASSGQEARFGRLDGPLRLSGRRWGEVWGVNGN, from the coding sequence ATGCGCTTCCCACCACCAGGGACCACTGTCCGTCCCCCCATCATACGCATCACCAACGGCACCTTCTACCGGCACCAACCTTCCTCCCACGGCCACGGTCATGGTCACCCCAACCCACCACTCTTCTCTAACCTCACCCTCGATATCCCCTCCCACCCTTCGTCTCCGCACAACTGGGCCATCCTCGGTCCCTCCCAATCCGGCAAGACCAGCTTCCTGCAACTCCTCCGCGGCCAATACCTCTGCTTCCCACCCACCGCTCGCTCCTTTCCCTATCTCTCTACCGAAGACGTCCCCACCCGGCTGAGAGGAAACCCAGCCAAAGCGATTCAGTATGTCGGGTTCGACGCCACTTCCACGTCCGGGGGTCTTGGGGCAGCGGCATCCAGTTACATCTCTGCGCGGTACGAAAGTCACAGGGAACAGACGGACTTTTCAGTGAAGGATTGGTTGTTGGGCAACACGGAACTTAACCCGACTTCGATGCCGGGGGATTACAAAGTGGACGAAAAGTTGTTTGAACGGGTGGTTGTTGATTTGCGGCTGGACACCCTTCTCGACCTCCCCGTCTCGTTTCTTTCCAACGGACAGGGCCGTAGGGCCAGGATCGCGCGAGCACTCTTCAAAGACCCGGAGGTCTTGTTGCTGGATGAACCCTTCATGGGACTCGACCCAGCTACGGTCGCGGGCTTGAGTCCCTTGCTGCAAAGTCtagcggagaagaagagcccACGGCTGGTGCTGGCCGCGAGACCACAGGATCCCTTGCCGGAGTGGATCACGCACCTGGTGTATCTGCGGACGGACAGCCAGGTGGGCGCGATGGGCGAGCGGGGGACCGTACTGGATGGTTTGAGGGCCTACGTGCGCGGAGTATGGAAGGGTGGACTTTCTGAAGACGAAACAATGCCTGTTCATGCTCTCATCGACATCGGCCGCACCTTGACGAAAGAGGGTATCAAAGGGGAGGGCCTAGCCGAGGCACTTACCCGCTCCCCGACCAACCAAGCACCCATCATCGACTCCGCGCCTGGTCCCGAGAAGACCGCaccagaagaagcagaaaaagAACCTCTAGTCGAAATGTCCGGCGTCACCGTCCGCTACGGCTCCAAGACCGTCCTTGGCAACTGGCCTTCGGGCCTCCACTGGACCGTCCGCCGCGGCTCCCGCTGGGGTGTCTTCGGTCCCAACGGTAGCGGCAAAACCACCATCGTCTCGCTACTCTGCTCCGACCATCCACAGACTTACTCCCTCCCCATCAAACTCTTTGGACGATCCCGCTTGCCTGAACCCGGATCCGGTCAACGCCCCTTAACCTTCTGGGACATCCAATCGCGCGTCGGCCACTCCAGTCCCGAAATCCACCAGTACATGCCTCGCCGGCTAACCGTCCGCTCCGTTCTCGAGTCCGCATGGGCCGACACGTTCAGCTCTGTCCCCAAACTCACCCCTGAAGCAACGGGAAAAGTAGACGCTACTCTATCCTGGTTCGCACACGAACTGAACCCGTCCTTTGCCAAACGTTCGCACCACACTCCCGTCGAACTCGCAGAGACCGATGCCGACGACGAAGCAAGTCTGAAGTGGGCAAAAGATTACCAATTCGGCGAattacctttttcttctcagcGCTTACTCCTCTTTTTGCGCGCTATCGTCAAAAACCCCGATATTGTCGTTCTCGACGAGGCGTTTAGCGGGATGGACGATGCCGTCCGCGACAAATGCATGTTGTTTCTCATGCACGGAGAGAACAAgacttttgcttcttcttcttcttcttcttcttctagtaCTTCTGCTCCTAcgaccaagaccaagaaTGGTCTATCGGTAGCTCCTGTGGAAGTAGTAGATAGCGAGCAAGCCAAGGCTGGTAAAGTCAAGGTGCACGGGTTGACGGACGAGCAGGCCTTGATTTGCATTAGCCACATTAAGGAGGAAGTGCCTGATTGCGTAAGGGAGTGGGTGTGTTTGCCGGAGGCGAGCAGTGGGCAGGAGGCGAGGTTTGGGAGGTTGGATGGCCCGTTGAGGTTGAGTGGTAGAAGGTGGGGGGAGGTTTGGGGGGTTAATGGGAATTAA
- the nde-1 gene encoding mitochondrial NADH dehydrogenase gives MLRTYRVARASGLATAPRTLTLTSTTATRHLFTLPKSLQLRRPEKLSLISQRQLSGRPLPRTQSRLLNFGYRTAAWFGSSIAFVGLSFVAFFLYDASTYSSHATNQGDITVPKLALNPRRGGPKNLPILEIFLDDDDSEEKKKHKEKPRLVILGGGWGSVALLKELNPDDYHVTVVSPANYFLFTPMLPSATVGTLELKSLVEPIRNIIDRVKGHYIRAAAEDVDFSSRLVEVSQKDPRGNEVRFYVPYDKLVIAVGSTTNPHGVKGLENCHFLKDINDARQIRNKIIQNLELSCLPTTSDEERKRLLSFVVCGGGPTGVEFAAELFDLLNEDLTLHFPRLLRNEISVHLIQSRDHILNTYDEAVSKYAEDRFSRDQVDVLVNSRVAEVRPESILFTQRGPDGKTTVTKELPMGFCLWSTGVSQAEFCKRISRQLGPAQTNRHALETDTHLRLNGTPLGDVYAIGDCSTIQNNVADHIITFLRNLAWKHGKDPESLELHFSDWRDVAQQIKKRFPQATAHLKRLDKLFEEYDKDQNGTLDFGELRELLKQIDSKLTSLPATAQRAHQQGQYLAHKFNKLARAAPGLSANEIHEGDLDAAVYKAFEYRHLGSLAYIGNSAVFDWGDGWNFSGGLWAVYAWRSIYFTQSVSLRTRVLMAMDWGKRALFGRDLMSY, from the exons ATGCTGCGCACATATCGAGTTGCGCGGGCTTCTGGCCTTGCTACAGCTCCTCGAACTTTGACTTTAACCTCGACGACAGCAACGCGACACTTGTTCACCCTACCAAAGAGTCTACAATTACGCCGCCCTGAGAAGCTCTCCCTCATCAGCCAACGACAATTGTCGGGCAGACCACTCCCGCGAACCCAGTCGCGACTCCTCAACTTTGGCTACCGCACCGCTGCCTGGTTTGGCAGCTCCATCGCATTTGTCGGCCTCAGCTTcgtcgccttcttcctctacGATGCCTCGACCTACAGCTCCCACGCGACAAATCAGGGCGACATCACTGTCCCCAAGCTCGCCCTAAACCCTCGTCGCGGCGGTCCCAAGAACCTACCCATCCTCGAGATCttcctcgacgacgacgacagcgaagagaaaaagaaacacaaGGAGAAACCCAGGCTGGTCATCTTGGGTGGTGGCTGGGGCAGTGTGGCTCTGCTCAAGGAGCTCAACCCGGATGACTACCATGTCACCGTTGTCTCCCCGGCcaactacttcctcttcacgCCCATGCTGCCCTCGGCCACCGTCGGAACCCTCGAGCTCAAGTCCTTGGTAGAGCCCATCCGCAACATCATCGACCGAGTCAAGGGCCACTATATCcgggccgccgccgaagatgTCGACTTCTCCTCCCGCCTGGTCGAGGTATCTCAAAAGGACCCCCGTGGCAACGAAGTGCGCTTCTACGTTCCCTACGACAAGCTCGTCATTGCCGTCggctccaccaccaaccctcaCGGCGTCAAGGGTCTGGAGAACTGCCACTTCCTCAAAGACATCAACGACGCCCGCCAGATCCGCAACAAGATCATCCAAAACCTCGAGCTCTCCTGCCTGCCCACCACCTCGGACGAGGAGCGCAAGCGTCTGTTGTCCTTTGTCGTCTGCGGCGGCGGGCCCACCGGTGTCGAGTTCGCCGCCGAGCTCTTTGACCTTCTCAACGAGGACCTGACCCTCCACTTCCCGCGTCTCCTGCGCAACGAGATCTCCGTCCACCTCATCCAGTCCCGCGACCACATCCTCAACACGTACGATGAAGCTGTCTCCAAGTACGCCGAAGACCGCTTCTCGCGCGACCAAGTCGACGTGCTCGTCAACTCCCGCGTAGCCGAAGTCCGCCCCGAGTCCATCCTCTTCACACAGCGGGGCCCCGACGGCAAGACCACCGTGACCAAGGAGCTGCCCATGGGTTTCTGCCTCTGGTCAACAGGCGTCTCGCAAGCCGAGTTCTGCAAGCGCATCTCGCGCCAACTCGGTCCCGCCCAAACGAACCGACACGCCCTCGAGACCGACACGCACCTGCGTCTCAACGGCACACCCTTGGGCGACGTGTACGCCATTGGCGACTGCTCCACAATCCAGAACAACGTCGCCGACCACATCATCACCTTCCTCCGCAACCTCGCCTGGAAGCACGGCAAGGACCCGGAAAGCCTCGAGCTGCACTTCTCCGACTGGCGTGATGTCGCGCAGCAGATCAAGAAGCGCTTCCCGCAAGCCACGGCCCACTTGAAGCGACTCGACAAGCTGTTTGAAGAATACGACAAGGACCAGAACGGCACCCTCGACTTTGGCGAGCTGCGCGAGCTGCTGAAGCAGATCGACAGCAAGCTCACCTCCCTCCCTGCCACCGCGCAGCGCGCCCACCAGCAAGGACAGTACCTAGCGCACAAGTTCAACAAGCTTGCGCGCGCGGCGCCGGGGCTGTCGGCGAATGAGATTCACGAGGGCGATCTGGATGCGGCTGTGTACAAGGCGTTTGAGTACCGGCATTTGGGCAGTTTGGCGTATATTGGCAACAGCGCCGTGTTTGATTGGGGTGACGGCTGGAACTTTTCCGGAGGGCTGTGGGCCGTGTATGCATGGAGGAGCATTTACTTTACGCAGAGCGTGAGTTTGCGGACGAGGGTTCTCATGGCCATGGACTGGGGCAAGAGAGCGTTGTTTGGACGCG ATTTGATGAGCTACTAA